The Candidatus Eisenbacteria bacterium genome includes the window CCGAAAGTCGCCGTTCACGCCGTACGAGGCGCTGCATCACATGCTGATCGCGAACCGCGAGAAGTTTGACGCGCTCCTCATCAAGGCGTTCGTCAACACGGTCGGGATGTACCCCGCCGGAACCGTCGTTCTTCTCGACACGAACGAGATCGGAGTCGTCACCGAGCACAACGTGCACGACATCTTCCGCCCCAAGGTGAAGATCGTCGCCGACCGCGACCGCAAGCGGATCGAGGGCTCGATCGTGGACCTGAGCCACCGCGAAGATGGAAGCGGCGCCTACACGGTGGGCATCGTTTCGGCGTTGAACCCGGAGGAGTACGGGATCAGCGTCGCCGACGCGCTGACGTAGCCTCCACGTAAGGGGCGCTCCGGCGCGCTCCCCCGCCTCCAGGCGTCTTGACGGGCCCCTCTTCTCGTCGTAAGCTCCTATCGTTTCGTGACTTTCCCCGAAATGGGAGACCCTCCTTGCTGCATCGTCCCCGCGCGTTGATCGTGGACAAGGACTCGTCCGAAACCGCGCAGCTCGTGTCGTTCCTCACGGAGAACGGCTTCGAGGTGCATTGGGCCAAGGACGGCGAGCAGGCGTTCAACCTCCTCGACCGGCCCGCGCCCGAAGCGGCCGGGGTCTCCGACGGCTCGGTTCCCGAGATCCTGATCACCGAGCTCAAAGCCCACCGGGTCGACGGGATGCGCCTCCTCGACATCGCGAAGAGCCGCAATCCCGAGGTCTGCGTGATCCTCATCGCGGACGGAGGAACCGTGGAGCTGGCGACCGAGGCGATGCGGGAGGGGGCGTACGACTTCCAGCTTCGGCCGCTCAATTTCCAAAAGCTCCTGGCCGTGATCCAGCGCGCCCTCTCCCACCAGCAGCTTGTGAGCCGCGTCTCGGACCTCACGGAGCGGCTGGATCAACGGCTCAAGGTCCCCAACCTCACCGGGAACTCGCGCGTGATGCAGGAGCTGGGCTCGAAGATCGTCCAGATCGCGCCGACCCGGGCGACCGTCTTGATCTACGGCGAAACGGGTACCGGGAAGGAGCTTATCGCGCAGGCGATTCACCAGCTCTCGCCTCGTCGGAACGAGCGTTTCGTGAAGCTTCACTGCGCCGAGCTTTCGGCGAGCATCATCGAGAGCGAGCTGTTCGGCCACGAGAAGGGGGCGTTCACCGGCGCCGATCAGCAGCGGAAGGGGCGCTTCGAGCTGGCGGACCAGGGGACGCTCTTCGTGGATGAGATATCGGAGATCCCGCCGCCCGTACAGACGAAGCTGCTTCGCGTCCTCCAAGACCGTCAATTCGAGCGCGTCGGGGGGAATGAAACGGTGAAGGTCGACGTCCGGGTGATCGCGGCCACGAACCGGAGGCTCGAGGTCCTCGCCGCGCGCGATGAGTTTC containing:
- a CDS encoding sigma-54-dependent Fis family transcriptional regulator, whose protein sequence is MIVDKDSSETAQLVSFLTENGFEVHWAKDGEQAFNLLDRPAPEAAGVSDGSVPEILITELKAHRVDGMRLLDIAKSRNPEVCVILIADGGTVELATEAMREGAYDFQLRPLNFQKLLAVIQRALSHQQLVSRVSDLTERLDQRLKVPNLTGNSRVMQELGSKIVQIAPTRATVLIYGETGTGKELIAQAIHQLSPRRNERFVKLHCAELSASIIESELFGHEKGAFTGADQQRKGRFELADQGTLFVDEISEIPPPVQTKLLRVLQDRQFERVGGNETVKVDVRVIAATNRRLEVLAARDEFREDLYYRLRVIQIDVPPLRERKEDIPLLVETFVKEFNREHGRRVTGITRGAADRFMHHDWPGNVRELRNTIEEMIVYAQGKRALEVSDLPIQLRQQRSASGEDLNVTVGMSMQEIERRAVEATLRATGYDKQKAAKILGIGLRTLYRKQKEYGL